The following are encoded in a window of Rissa tridactyla isolate bRisTri1 chromosome 3, bRisTri1.patW.cur.20221130, whole genome shotgun sequence genomic DNA:
- the ZNF292 gene encoding zinc finger protein 292 isoform X1 encodes MADEEAEQESGSLGGDLLELRRLRERLVELETGLRESPEPAVQAATEYCKQLCQTLLEYAEKWKTSEDPLPLLEVYTVAIRSYVKARPYLTSECENVAFVLERLALSCIELLLCLPLDLPDNKWEEFQAFVEVAHKNLMENGSRELHILTTLTQEKGVWKNPVLCGILSQEQLDPDKVNEFLVFEGPVLLDMRIKHLMKTKQLTQATALAKLCSDHPEISAKGNFKQTYLVCLCSGSPNEKLMEEIAEVDCKDALEMICNLESDGDEKSALILCAAFLSRQLQQGEMYCAWELTLFWSKLQQRVEPSIQVYLERCRQLSVLTKTVYHIFFLIKVINSEIDGAGLATCIELCVKALRLESSENTDVKISICKTISCLLPDDLEVKRACQLSEFLLEPTVDAYYAVEMLYNQPDQKYDEENLPIPNSLRCELLLVLKTQWPFDPEFWDWKTLKRQCLALMGEEASIVSSIDELNDSEVYEKVEGCQEETKETSVNGLAGTFDEATSLLKGIRDEKQKKREIKKLRERGFISARFRNWQAYMQYCVLCDKEFLGHRIVRHAQKHYKDGIYSCPICAQNFNSKENFVPHVTLHVKNSSKERLAAMKPLRRLGRPPKIATANENQKTDSVSKQEQRPIKKNSLYSTDFIVFNDNDGSDDENDDKDKPYIPEIVPVQKPLPVNEFTCPVTFCKKGFKYFKNLIAHAKGHKDNEEAKRFLEMQSKKVICQYCRRHFVSVTHLNDHLQMHCGSKPYICIQMKCKAGFNSYAELLTHRKEHQVFRAKCMFPKCGRVFSEAYLLYDHEAQHYNTYTCKVTGCGKVYRSQSELEKHVEDHNKQPEEEQQPESQPDQPDLSQPSKANENTDGVAVKEELTSPPADNQSSFTEGENVVWNQIKAEPVRNESVNASATVLQQSDSLPTAGSEQSPTASVKTEVAIPASSIKMAAVNQKIRDNFVKRGKLAASASKVDTTKPGAQQLCSSVDSCLTVFQERKEEDCLSQTQNIQNISVTSDTLKPEALESKSLERQVSIVNPFSVQNQAGYRNSVPISKLEIEDSIKAAANLYNLPLKTLESITFIPSQPNINSPLVSAVPPAAPIQKFNCQVEGCTRTYNSSQSIGKHMKAAHPDQYAAFKMQRKNKKPRKSTNLQNVPNDGKIVYLMPSQVGNPTSGAAFTTQNKPNLNPTCSSQVQHVSSPLFPTHLENLANPMLPIVESVINPSLSTRIKSEPESVLCSQMENLSGATLPSQLDDLAKTVMPLNIDGGSDPFLPLPAENGPMSLFPSSAENPPNSVFSQLENNTNNFSSQLEGNTSSAFPKEETVDQIFPSRLSNENNFNETGSQHPPSEKVKKDRGRGPNGKERKPKHNKRAKWPAIIRDGKFICSRCFRVFTNPRSLGGHLSKRSYCKPLEGSEISPEALQANGQSLLASMILSSNSLNLQQPQESAFNPETCFKDPSFLQLLAAENRSTALLQTVFPRVNVTNFNTGGNEEGNQIIKQALETAGIPSTFDNTEVLPHVVTTSCITGTTQINATVLPNSTASPLLQPVCNPSTLLTDQNRTPNAKIPPINECKSLPVFATEDLMLKTIENGLCPSSFSNTVAAAQNFAGNSSRVSVISSPKNSGSSNLNKKGTSASKRKRKATTPLLAPNTSQKVELNNTTMGLLTKSTDGKVQIQGEGFQSNLLANCGSQAAVENLTQKLNNVDNQLFMASIKENFKTNLEAHTLPPLTVKTENGDSQMMAVNSCVQANSQEQISEDNVMQNFEKTLEIIKTAMNSQILEVKTEIQDTIAASEQNSQVNNAQASSGNGAHSVKLPTPAQFAVHAGNVTTAKSSSAQSETSQKDDTQILEILERLQKLKLEDDSPIQVSETVSQCPPADVLAPAVPVVSTENKPLIQISPEASNIQFSDKVNKPFVCQDPGCNYSAMTKDALFKHYGKVHQYSAEMILEIKKHQLKYAPFKCVVATCPKTFTRNSNLRAHCQLVHHFTTEEMVKLKIKRPYGRRSQNETVNTAPQPVEIKTLQTLIIENKTAAPLVKEAEIKEAVEPVKVSEKLLPENNIPERLEKPPQVVSVPLEQHNAETIGSTQAQPKVRKVRRYRKEKEERKRRKPVTKSLEFPTRYSPYRPYRCVHQGCFAAFTIQQNLILHYQAVHKSDLPAFSVEVEEEIEPGKEERDEVETKPTVREFRCEVSDCSRIFQEVTSLIQHYMKLHDMTPEQIGSMKSAPETGRFSCDQSQCKTSFTAYLNYVVHLEADHGIKIKPNKVEDDGVFKCDCEGCDRIYATRSNLLRHIFNKHNDKHKDHLIRPRRLTPGQENISSKANQEKPLKSKQRGLKNRSGKEGNRLSVKTKRKKNVNLENKNSKGIQVQENKAYSLKRGKHVYSIKARNDALSECTSRFITQYPCMIKGCSSVVTSESNIIRHYKCHKLSKAFTSQHRNLLIVSKKHSVSEVKEASCEQEETDKKSDVKEPEPTLIVSNNDSSTSTLPQKETEKGEKDEVDELTELFITKLINEDCSSAENQAKISSSVNGDLQETSSCPSEKQKSNNLKRANKEKNVSQNKRRRTEKTEEVLPIDVSSMHREEETAVAIQTAEEQPAAFDWSSFKPMGFEVSFLKFLEESAVKQKKSTERDYHSSGTKKGSHSNSRKSNEKTSIASNTVTWSCSETETLVPFANPSRLPCGDNVKIVLDKTFKDCAERVLKQLQEMKPVVSLTKLEGRWEDNPEVTAAKVVVTRPEEGESKY; translated from the exons AAGCTGTATTGAACTTCTGCTGTGTCTGCCTCTTGATTTACCTGACAATAAGTGGGAAGAATTCCAGGCTTTTGTAGAG gtGGCTCATAAAAACTTGATGGAAAATGGCAGCCGAGAACTGCATATTTTAACTACACTTACACAAGAGAAGGGAGTGTGGAAGAACCCAGTGTTGTGTGGTATTCTTTCCCAGGAACAGTTGGATCCAGATAAAG tgaATGAATTTTTAGTGTTTGAAGGCCCCGTCCTGCTGGATATGCGTATTAAGCAcctaatgaaaacaaagcaattaaCGCAAGCTACTGCCCTGGCAAAACTGTGTTCTGACCATCCAGAAATCAGTGCAAAAGGCAATTTCAAGCAAACCTACCTGGTCTGTCTTTGTTCAGGATCACCAAATGAAAAGCTAATGGAAGAA ATTGCAGAAGTAGATTGCAAAGATGCTCTAGAAATGATTTGTAACCTAGAATCTGATGGAGATGAAAAAAGTGCTCTAATTTTATGTGCAGCATTTTTATCTCGCCAGCTGCAGCAAGGAGAGATGTACTGTGCCTG GGAACTGACTCTTTTCTGGAGTAAACTGCAGCAAAGGGTAGAGCCTTCTATTCAAGTATATCTAGAGAGATGTCGTCAACTTTCTGTGTTAACTAAGACTGTTTATCACATTTTCTTCCTGATTAAAGTAATTAATTCAGAG ATTGATGGTGCTGGACTTGCAACCTGCATTGAACTGTGTGTGAAAGCGTTGCGCTTGGAATCCAGTGAAAATACAGATGTCAAGATATCAATTTGCAAGACTATCTCCTGCTTGCTTCCAGATGATTTGGAGGTTAAACGTGCTTGTCAGCTGAGTGAATTTCTTCTTGAACCCACTGTGGATGCATATTATGCTGTTGAAATGCTATATAATCAGCCTGACCAGAAGTATGATGAAGAGAATCTTCCAATACCAAATTCTTTGCGCTGTGAGCTCTTACTTGTACTGAAAACTCAGTGGCCTTTTGATCCAGAGTTCTGGGACTGGAAAACTCTCAAGCGTCAGTGTCTGGCACTTATGGGAGAGGAGGCATCCATCGTGTCATCAATAGATGAACTCAATGATAGTGAAGTTTATGAGAAGGTTGAGGGTTGCCAAGAAGAGACTAAAGAAACTTCTGTGAATGGGCTTGCTGGCACTTTTGATGAAGCTACAAGCCTCCTTAAGGGTATCagagatgaaaagcagaaaaagagagaaattaaaaaactCAGAGAGAGGGGGTTCATATCAGCAAGATTTAGGAACTGGCAAGCTTATATGCAGTATTGTGTGTTATGTGACAAAGAATTCCTAGGTCATAGAATAGTTAGGCATGCACAAAAACATTATAAAGACGGAATTTACAGTTGCCCTATTTGTGCCCAAAATTTTAATTCTAAAGAAAACTTTGTTCCCCATGTAACTTTGCATGTTAAAAATTCCAGCAAAGAGAGACTGGCTGCTATGAAACCACTGAGAAGACTGGGAAGACCTCCTAAAATAGCAACTGCTAATGAGAATCAGAAAACCGATTCTGTATCCAAACAGGAGCAGCGACCCATTAAGAAGAACAGTCTCTATTCAACAGACTTCATTGTGTTTAATGATAACGATGGCTCAGATGATGAAAATGATGACAAAGATAAACCTTACATACCAGAGATAGTGCCAGTTCAAAAGCCACTCCCTGTTAATGAATTCACCTGCCCTGTAACATTTtgcaaaaaaggctttaaatattttaaaaacctaaTAGCACACGCAAAGGGGCATAAAGATAATGAAGAAGCTAAACGTTTTcttgaaatgcaaagcaaaaaagtGATTTGTCAGTACTGTAGACGACATTTCGTAAGTGTTACTCACCTGAATGATCATTTACAAATGCACTGTGGCAGCAAGCCTTATATCTGCATACAGATGAAATGTAAGGCTGGTTTTAACAGTTACGCTGAGCTGTTGACGCACAGGAAGGAGCATCAAGTCTTCAGAGCAAAGTGTATGTTTCCTAAATGTGGCAGGGTGTTTTCTGAAGCCTATTTACTCTACGATCACGAAGCACAACACTATAATACCTATACCTGCAAAGTCACAGGCTGCGGAAAGGTATACCGTTCTCAGAGTGAACTGGAAAAGCACGTTGAGGATCACAACAAGCAGCCTGAAGAAGAGCAACAGCCTGAAAGCCAGCCTGATCAGCCTGATCTTAGTCAGCCTTCTAAAGCGAATGAAAATACTGATGGAGTTGCTGTTAAAGAGGAATTGACATCTCCTCCGGCTGACAACCAGAGTAGTTTTACTGAAGGAGAAAATGTTGTGTGGAATCAAATCAAAGCAGAACCAGTAAGGAATGAAAGTGTAAACGCGTCAGCGACTGTACTGCAGCAAAGCGATTCCTTGCCTACTGCTGGTTCGGAGCAGTCTCCTACGGCTTCAGTGAAGACAGAGGTGGCAATTCCAGCAAGCAGCATTAAGATGGCTGCTGTTAACCAGAAGATCCGAGATAACTTTGTAAAAAGGGGTAAATTGGCTGCTTCTGCCAGTAAAGTAGATACCACTAAACCTGGAGCCCAGCAGTTGTGCTCATCAGTTGACTCTTGTCTTACAGTTttccaagaaagaaaggaagaagactGTCTCAGTCAGACTCagaatattcaaaatatttctgtgaccTCAGACACACTAAAACCGGAAGCCCTTGAATCAAAAAGCTTAGAAAGACAAGTGAGCATTGTAAATCCATTCAGCGTGCAGAATCAGGCAGGATATCGAAACAGTGTACCCATTTCCAAACTTGAAATTGAAGACAGTATTAAGGCTGCAGCTAATCTATATAACCTGCCTTTAAAAACTTTAGAAAGTATTACGTTTATTCCTTCGCAGCCTAACATAAATAGCCCTTTAGTTTCAGCTGTGCCACCAGCAGCGCCAATTCAGAAATTTAATTGTCAGGTTGAGGGGTGTACTCGAACGTACAACTCGTCACAGAGCATTGGCAAACATATGAAGGCAGCGCACCCTGACCAATATGCCGCTTTTAAAATGCAGCGTAAAAATAAGAAGCCACGAAAATCCACCAACCTGCAAAATGTGCCGAACGATGGGAAGATTGTATATCTTATGCCGTCGCAAGTGGGCAATCCCACCAGTGGTGCTGCTTTTACTACACAGAACAAACCTAATTTGAATCCCACCTGTTCCAGTCAAGTACAACATGTCTCAAGTCCACTTTTCCCAACCCACCTAGAAAATTTGGCCAATCCTATGTTGCCTATAGTGGAAAGTGTCATAAATCCAAGTTTGTCTACTCGTATTAAAAGTGAGCCTGAGAGTGTTTTATGTTCACAAATGGAAAATCTGTCAGGTGCAACTTTACCTTCCCAGTTGGACGATCTGGCAAAAACAGTTATGCCTCTGAATATTGATGGTGGTTcagatccttttcttcctttgcctgcAGAAAATGGCCCAATGTCTCTCTTTCCTTCGTCAGCGGAGAATCCTCCAAATTCAGTCTTCTCACAACTGGAAAATAACACAAATAACTTTTCGTCACAACTTGAAGGAAACACTAGTTCTGCTTTCCCAAAAGAGGAAACTGTTGATCAAATATTTCCCTCACGATTGAGTAATGAAAATAACTTCAATGAAACTGGTTCTCAACATCCACCttcagaaaaggtgaaaaaagatcGTGGCAGGGGCCcaaatgggaaagaaaggaagcCAAAGCATAACAAGCGGGCAAAGTGGCCAGCAATAATTAGGGATGGCAAATTTATCTGTAGCAGGTGTTTCAGAGTTTTCACTAATCCTAGATCACTTGGTGGTCACTTATCTAAGAGGTCTTATTGTAAGCCTCTTGAAGGATCAGAAATTTCTCCAGAAGCTCTGCAGGCTAACGGACAGTCTTTGCTTGCCAGTATGATTCTTTCCTCAAATTCATTAAACTTGCAGCAACCCCAGGAGTCTGCCTTCAATCCAGAGACATGTTTTAAAGATCCATCTTTCCTCCAGTTACTTGCAGCTGAAAATCGTTCCACAGCTTTACTGCAGACTGTGTTTCCACGAGTCAATGTGACTAACTTTAATACCGGTGGGAATGAGGAAGGaaatcaaataataaaacaaGCCTTGGAGACTGCAGGCATCCCGAGTACCTTTGATAACACGGAAGTACTTCCACATGTAGTTACAACAAGTTGCATCACTGGTACGACTCAGATAAATGCAACTGTTCTTCCCAACTCAACCGCGTCGCCTCTGCTGCAGCCTGTCTGCAACCCCAGTACCCTGCTAACAGACCAAAACAGGACCCCCAATGCCAAAATTCCTCCGATAAATGAATGCAAGAGTTTGCCTGTTTTTGCGACAGAGGACTTAATGCTAAAGACTATTGAAAATGGCTTATGTCCCAGCTCGTTTTCTAACACTGTTGCAGCAGCGCAAAACTTTGCAGGGAACAGTTCGCGAGTTTCAGTTATAAGTAGTCCCAAGAATTCAGGATCAAGCAACTTGAATAAAAAGGGAACCAGTGCttcaaagaggaagagaaaagcaactaCACCTTTGCTCGCGCCCAATACGTCACAGAAAGTAGAATTAAATAATACAACGATGGGACTTCTAACCAAAAGCACTGACGGAAAAGTGCAAATACAGGGCGAAGGTTTTCAGTCCAACTTGCTGGCAAATTGTGGCTCTCAAGCAGCGGTGGAAAATCTCACACAGAAACTCAATAACGTTGACAATCAGTTATTCATGGCCAGCATCAAAGAGAACTTCAAAACAAATCTCGAGGCTCATACGTTACCCCCTTTAACAGTAAAAACTGAAAATGGGGATTCCCAAATGATGGCTGTAAATTCCTGTGTGCAAGCAAATTCGCAGGAACAGATTTCAGAAGACAATGTTATGCAGAACTTTGAAAAAACCctggaaataattaaaactgcTATGAATTCACAAATACTTGAGGTGAAAACTGAAATTCAAGACACCATTGCTGCTTCAGAACAGAATTCGCAAGTCAATAATGCACAGGCTTCTTCAGGAAATGGTGCACATAGTGTAAAACTACCCACTCCTGCACAGTTTGCCGTGCATGCGGGGAATGTCACCACTGCAAAGAGTAGCTCTGCTCAGTCTGAGACATCTCAAAAGGACGATACTCAAATATTGGAAATTTTGGAGCGCTTGCAAAAACTGAAACTAGAAGATGATTCACCCATTCAGGTCTCTGAGACTGTTTCCCAATGTCCTCCAGCAGACGTGCTAGCACCAGCAGTTCCTGTTGTATCGACTGAAAATAAACCCCTCATCCAGATATCTCCAGAGGCAAGTAACATTCAGTTTAGTGATAAAGTAAATAAACCGTTTGTATGTCAGGATCCAGGCTGCAATTATAGTGCTATGACAAAAGATGCATTATTTAAACACTATGGCAAGGTTCATCAGTACAGTGCAGAAATGATACTAGAAATTAAGAAACATCAACTGAAGTATGCTCCGTTCAAATGTGTTGTAGCTACCTGTCCAAAAACATTCACAAGAAACTCTAATCTCCGAGCACACTGTCAGCTTGTACATCATTTTACGACAGAGGAGatggtaaaattaaaaattaaaaggccTTATGGCAGAAGATCTCAAAATGAAACTGTAAACACAGCCCCACAACCTGTTGAAATAAAAACTTTGCAGACACtaataatagaaaacaaaactgcagctCCATTGGTCAAAGAAGCTGAGATAAAGGAAGCTGTAGAGCCTGTAAAAGTCTCGGAAAAACTTCTGCCAGAAAATAATATTCCTGAAAGACTGGAAAAACCTCCCCAAGTGGTTTCTGTTCCACTGGAGCAGCATAATGCAGAGACTATTGGTAGTACACAGGCACAACCCAAAGTACGCAAGGTTAGGAGgtacaggaaggaaaaagaggagagaaaacgTCGGAAGCCCGTAACAAAGTCTCTGGAGTTTCCCACTAGATACAGCCCTTATAGACCATACCGGTGCGTCCATCAAGGCTGCTTTGCGGCTTTTACAATACAACAAAACCTAATCCTTCATTACCAAGCTGTGCACAAATCAGACCTCCCTGCTTTCTCTGTCGAAGTGGAGGAGGAGATTGAGCCAGGCAAAGAGGAACGCGATGAGGTGGAAACCAAACCCACCGTCAGAGAGTTCAGGTGTGAGGTGAGTGACTGCTCTCGCATCTTCCAGGAAGTTACCAGCTTGATACAACATTATATGAAGCTTCATGACATGACCCCAGAGCAAATTGGAAGTATGAAATCGGCTCCAGAGACAGGAAGGTTTTCTTGTGATCAGTCTCAGTGTAAGACTTCGTTTACAGCATATCTTAACTATGTTGTACATCTTGAGGCAGATCACGGTATAAAGATAAAGCCAAACAAAGTAGAAGATGACGGCGTATTCAAATGTGACTGTGAAGGCTGTGACCGTATTTATGCTACTAGGTCTAACCTCTTAAGGCATATTTTTAACAAACATAATGACAAGCATAAAGATCATCTAATAAGACCCAGGAGACTGACACCAGGTCAGGAAAACATTTCAAGCAAAGCAAATCAGGAGAAACCGTTGAAGTCCAAACAGAGAGGACTGAAAAACAGATCGGGAAAAGAAGGTAACAGGCTGTCAGTGAAAACAAAACggaagaaaaatgtgaacttGGAAAACAAAAACTCAAAAGGAATACAAGTTCAAGAAAATAAGGCTTATTCACTGAAACGTGGCAAGCACGTGTATTCAATAAAGGCTAGAAATGATGCCTTATCGGAGTGTACGAGCAGGTTCATAACTCAGTATCCATGTATGATAAAGGGATGCTCCTCAGTAGTTACAAGTGAAAGTAACATAATAAGGCATTATAAATGTCATAAGCTGTCCAAAGCATTTACTTCCCAACACAGAAATCTTCTTATTGTATCTAAAAAGCACTCTGTCTCAGAAGTAAAGGAAGCCTCTTGTGAGCAAGAGGAGACTGATAAAAAAAGCGATGTGAAAGAGCCTGAACCGACTTTGATAGTGAGCAATAATGATTCAAGCACATCTACGTTACCgcaaaaggaaactgaaaaaggtGAGAAGGATGAAGTGGACGAACTGACAGAACTATTCATTACTAAACTGATTAACGAGGATTGTTCAAGTGCTGAAAATCAAGCAAAAATATCTTCCAGTGTAAATGGTGACTTGCAGGAGACCAGCTCCTGcccttcagaaaagcaaaaatccaacaacttaaaaagagcaaacaaagaaaaaaatgtatctcaGAATAAGAGGAGGAGAACCGAAAAAACTGAGGAAGTACTGCCCATTGACGTGAGTAGCATGCACAGGGAGGAAGAGACCGCTGTCGCCATTCAAACGGCCGAAGAGCAGCCCGCAGCTTTCGACTGGAGCTCGTTTAAGCCGATGGGTTTTGAAGTGTCATTCCTCAAGTTCCTCGAAGAGTCTGCtgtgaagcaaaagaaaagcaccGAAAGAGACTACCACAGCAGCGGAACCAAAAAAGGGTCCCATTCGAACTCACGAAAATCCAACGAGAAGACCTCCATAGCAAGTAATACTGTCACTTGGTCATGTTCTGAAACTGAAACCCTTGTACCGTTTGCCAACCCCTCACGGCTTCCCTGTGGTGATAACGTGAAGATCGTTTTAGACAAGACTTTTAAAGACTGTGCCGAGCGTGTGTTGAAGCAACTTCAGGAAATGAAACCTGTCGTCAGTTTGACAAAGCTCGAAGGACGTTGGGAGGATAATCCAGAGGTTACAGCTGCAAAAGTTGTTGTTACGCGTCCCGAGGAAGGGGAGTCAAAATACTGA